In Thermodesulfobacteriota bacterium, the following are encoded in one genomic region:
- the trmFO gene encoding methylenetetrahydrofolate--tRNA-(uracil(54)-C(5))-methyltransferase (FADH(2)-oxidizing) TrmFO: MAIRVIGGGLAGVEAAYQIAKRKKEVILYEMRPKKMTPAHRSGFLAEIVCSNSFKSKDIKDAHGLLKEEMSILDSIVLKIAKETEIPGGKALVVDRWRFAERITEEISKNPLIRIVREEITDIPEGIVIIATGPLTSEALTQKIVELTGKENLHFFDAISPIVDGTTIDMEKAFFGSRYAKDQSDYLNLPLSKEEYEVFYRELINAKKVELREFEKTPYFEGCLPIEVLAERGIKTLLYGPMKPVGLKDPRTNKMPYAVVQLRREDKEGSMYNMVGFQTKMTYPEQERVFRLIPALRNAKFLRYGSIHRNTFINSPELLTPALRLKKDQRILFAGQITGVEGYMEAAAMGIIAGISASFLYDGKEFTPPPSTTCIGALIAYITEKRSDFQPMNINFGLLKDYTKKKKEALIERALTEMKSYKASI; encoded by the coding sequence TTGGCAATCAGAGTCATAGGTGGTGGACTTGCCGGGGTCGAGGCAGCTTACCAGATAGCGAAGAGAAAAAAGGAGGTCATTCTTTATGAGATGAGGCCAAAAAAAATGACACCGGCCCACAGGAGCGGGTTTCTCGCCGAGATAGTGTGTAGTAACTCATTTAAGTCCAAGGACATAAAAGATGCTCACGGCCTGCTAAAAGAGGAGATGAGCATCCTAGACTCGATAGTCTTAAAGATTGCAAAAGAGACCGAGATTCCTGGTGGAAAAGCTCTGGTTGTGGATAGATGGAGATTTGCGGAGAGAATAACCGAGGAGATTTCAAAAAATCCGCTAATTAGAATAGTGAGAGAGGAAATAACCGATATCCCCGAAGGTATAGTCATCATTGCTACGGGGCCTTTAACATCTGAGGCCCTTACACAAAAAATCGTCGAACTTACGGGGAAAGAGAATTTACATTTCTTCGATGCTATTTCTCCCATAGTTGATGGAACCACAATAGACATGGAGAAAGCTTTTTTTGGTTCAAGGTACGCTAAAGATCAGTCTGACTATCTCAACTTACCTCTTTCAAAGGAGGAATACGAGGTATTCTATAGGGAGCTGATAAACGCCAAAAAGGTTGAGCTTAGAGAATTCGAAAAGACTCCGTACTTTGAGGGATGTCTTCCCATTGAAGTTCTTGCGGAGAGGGGCATTAAAACCTTGCTTTACGGTCCCATGAAGCCTGTGGGATTAAAAGACCCAAGAACAAATAAAATGCCTTACGCGGTCGTGCAGTTGCGCAGGGAGGACAAGGAAGGGTCCATGTACAACATGGTAGGATTTCAGACAAAGATGACCTATCCTGAGCAGGAAAGAGTCTTTAGACTCATTCCTGCGTTGCGGAACGCAAAATTTTTAAGATACGGAAGCATACATAGGAACACGTTTATAAATTCCCCAGAACTTCTAACTCCAGCCCTAAGACTTAAAAAAGATCAAAGGATTCTATTTGCGGGCCAGATAACGGGTGTGGAAGGTTATATGGAGGCAGCCGCAATGGGAATTATAGCGGGTATTTCCGCCTCTTTTCTTTATGATGGAAAGGAATTTACTCCGCCTCCGTCCACAACCTGTATTGGAGCACTCATCGCTTACATAACAGAGAAAAGGTCCGATTTCCAACCTATGAATATAAACTTTGGACTTTTAAAGGACTATACAAAAAAGAAAAAGGAAGCTCTAATAGAACGAGCCCTAACGGAGATGAAGTCCTATAAAGCATCTATTTGA
- the dprA gene encoding DNA-processing protein DprA, which translates to MDYLRVCLFALSKMKGLSRTEKRRLADEISKKRTGSLKMMEKIVNKEIEKELEKELTYLQKIGSSIVTILDDSYPSILRTIPDAPIVLYVKGKMRYLNETIAIVGSRKASYEGLNLAERVGETLSELGITIVSGLARGIDAQAHRGALKGNGKTVAVLGCGIDVCYPAENRRLYEQISEEGMIFSEYAPGVPPFPYHFPERNRIIAGLSKAILVVEASRKSGALITARLGLDYGRDVMAVPGNVYDESHSGTNLLIKEGARLVTEIGDIIEYSFPHIRPKKESKVELENEELLVFSAIGNESTHVDEIIEKARMDSPKVLAILTRLELKGLIKGFPGGFYLRV; encoded by the coding sequence ATGGACTACTTGAGAGTCTGTCTTTTTGCCCTCTCAAAAATGAAGGGGCTCTCAAGGACAGAAAAAAGAAGACTGGCCGATGAGATTAGCAAAAAAAGAACTGGTTCGCTCAAAATGATGGAGAAAATCGTAAATAAAGAAATTGAAAAGGAACTGGAGAAGGAACTTACGTACCTACAAAAGATTGGCTCTTCAATCGTTACCATTCTTGATGACTCGTATCCATCAATCCTAAGAACAATTCCCGATGCCCCTATAGTCCTTTACGTCAAAGGAAAAATGCGTTACCTTAACGAGACTATTGCGATTGTAGGATCGAGAAAAGCTTCCTACGAGGGTTTAAATCTCGCAGAAAGAGTAGGTGAAACTTTATCGGAACTTGGAATTACAATAGTCAGTGGGCTAGCTAGGGGTATAGATGCGCAAGCACATAGAGGGGCTCTCAAAGGAAATGGGAAAACCGTTGCTGTTCTGGGATGTGGTATAGATGTGTGTTACCCGGCAGAGAATAGGCGCCTTTACGAACAAATCTCTGAGGAGGGGATGATTTTTTCAGAATACGCGCCTGGTGTCCCGCCTTTTCCGTATCACTTTCCAGAGAGGAATCGAATTATAGCCGGTTTGTCAAAAGCGATCCTTGTGGTTGAAGCCTCGAGAAAAAGTGGGGCGCTTATCACGGCAAGGCTGGGACTCGACTACGGAAGGGATGTTATGGCTGTTCCAGGAAACGTATACGATGAGTCCCATTCGGGAACAAACCTTTTGATAAAAGAAGGTGCAAGGCTCGTGACTGAAATAGGAGACATAATAGAATACTCTTTCCCGCACATAAGACCTAAAAAAGAATCGAAGGTTGAGCTTGAAAATGAAGAACTTTTAGTGTTTTCCGCAATAGGAAATGAAAGTACACATGTAGATGAAATAATCGAGAAGGCGAGGATGGATTCGCCAAAAGTCCTCGCAATTCTAACAAGGTTGGAACTCAAAGGACTCATAAAGGGTTTCCCTGGGGGATTCTACTTGAGGGTGTAA
- a CDS encoding response regulator transcription factor: MEVLLIEDEEKLLDFMKKGLEEEGYAVDVALDGKSGLELILKKNYDIILLDLMIPEIDGLELLRIVRAQGVDTPVLIITARTSKEDIVRGLDLGSDDYLTKPFSFDELLARMRALLRRSKSKDSRIMEYKELKLDPYTRKLMVSSKDVDLTEKEFMILEYMFRHRERPLTREEIGAYVWGGKIDSTNIVDVYVNFLRKKMEKLSKKRYIQTIRGTGYILKDEN, encoded by the coding sequence GTGGAAGTCCTTCTCATCGAAGATGAGGAAAAGCTTTTAGACTTCATGAAGAAAGGGCTCGAAGAAGAAGGTTATGCAGTGGATGTCGCACTTGACGGCAAATCAGGTCTCGAACTGATCCTTAAAAAGAACTACGACATAATATTACTTGACCTCATGATTCCCGAAATAGACGGGCTTGAGCTTCTAAGAATCGTAAGAGCACAAGGTGTCGATACGCCTGTCCTAATAATTACCGCAAGGACTTCAAAGGAGGACATAGTGAGGGGACTTGATTTAGGAAGCGATGACTATCTTACGAAACCTTTTTCGTTCGACGAGTTACTTGCGAGGATGAGGGCTCTCCTTCGGAGGAGTAAATCGAAGGATTCACGGATTATGGAGTACAAAGAACTTAAGCTCGATCCTTACACGAGAAAACTCATGGTTTCCTCGAAGGATGTGGATCTTACCGAAAAGGAATTTATGATTTTGGAATACATGTTCAGACATAGAGAAAGACCATTGACGAGGGAAGAGATTGGAGCGTATGTGTGGGGAGGGAAGATCGATTCCACAAACATTGTGGATGTGTACGTAAATTTTTTGAGGAAGAAGATGGAAAAGCTTTCAAAGAAAAGGTACATCCAAACCATAAGAGGAACTGGATACATTCTCAAGGATGAAAATTAA
- the topA gene encoding type I DNA topoisomerase: MGKSLLIVESPTKVKTLAKFLDSNYIIKATYGHIKDLPEDRLGVDIKNGFTPEFVVIKGKSKIVEDIKKSSREADRVLIGSDPDREGEAIAFHVAELLDGHKEIKRVLFHEITKKGIEKGLRSITDLNENKYNAQKARRILDRLVGYQISPILWEKVSHRLSAGRVQSAALRMICDREEEIEKFVKEEYWKINVVLELDSGTQFEASLASIDGEKAKIQKEEEAQKIKKELESLSFEIKSVTKKKREIAPQPPFITSRMQQEASKVLKFSPKKTMLLAQILYEGVELEEGKVTGLITYMRTDSVRISEEAREDAKKLIYELFGSEYLPSSPRIFKNKSTAQDAHEAIRPTDVWRTPESVKPYLTRDLYLLYDLIWKRFVASQMAEKIVDSRTVEIIAGKYTFVAKGERVIFDGFSKLYEEAQEAEEERHILPDVDKDKRVRLKEVKLEKKYTTPPPRFTEASLIKALETNGIGRPSTYATILSTILERGYAKKEEGKLKPTPLGRTVNSLLKQFFPLVVDLDFTAKMEERLDQIENGKANWSKILEKFYLVFDEELKKAKEEMRNLKKEERLTEIVCDRCGKPMVLRWSKNGEYIYCSDKENCKNRKNVVVTEDGKIKIIEEERKGSCPRCGGALVEKIGKYGKFIACSAYPLCTYTEPYSTGLSCPILECNGKLVEKRSKKKKRPYVACSNYPKCSFITNLEPEKGPCPLCGCPTLFIKKGKKVCLREGCNWQSES, from the coding sequence ATGGGAAAATCTCTCCTTATAGTTGAGTCTCCGACAAAGGTTAAGACCCTCGCCAAATTTCTCGACTCAAATTACATCATCAAGGCCACATATGGCCACATAAAAGATCTTCCTGAAGATCGTCTAGGTGTCGACATAAAGAACGGATTCACCCCCGAGTTTGTGGTGATCAAGGGGAAATCAAAAATCGTAGAGGATATAAAAAAGTCTAGCAGGGAGGCGGACAGAGTTCTTATAGGTTCCGATCCAGATAGGGAGGGGGAGGCTATAGCATTCCACGTGGCGGAACTTTTGGACGGGCATAAAGAGATAAAGAGGGTCCTCTTCCATGAAATAACGAAGAAAGGGATAGAGAAGGGCCTACGCTCCATCACAGATCTTAACGAAAATAAATATAACGCACAAAAAGCCAGAAGAATTTTGGACAGGCTCGTGGGATACCAGATAAGCCCGATCCTGTGGGAAAAGGTGAGCCACAGGTTATCGGCAGGACGTGTACAGTCTGCAGCGCTGAGAATGATCTGTGATAGGGAAGAAGAGATTGAAAAGTTTGTAAAGGAGGAGTACTGGAAGATAAATGTCGTTCTTGAGCTCGATTCCGGGACCCAATTTGAAGCAAGCCTTGCGAGTATAGACGGAGAAAAAGCCAAAATCCAAAAAGAAGAGGAAGCACAAAAAATAAAAAAAGAACTAGAATCACTTTCTTTCGAAATAAAATCCGTAACGAAAAAGAAAAGAGAAATTGCTCCTCAACCGCCCTTCATCACAAGTAGAATGCAGCAGGAAGCTTCAAAAGTTCTCAAGTTTTCGCCTAAAAAAACCATGTTACTCGCCCAGATTCTCTATGAAGGCGTAGAGTTGGAAGAAGGAAAGGTAACCGGCCTTATAACGTACATGAGGACTGATTCGGTGCGAATTTCCGAAGAGGCTAGAGAAGATGCTAAAAAACTGATCTACGAGCTTTTCGGCTCAGAATACCTCCCTTCTTCTCCCCGTATTTTCAAAAATAAAAGTACTGCCCAGGATGCCCACGAGGCTATCCGCCCAACGGATGTTTGGCGGACTCCCGAAAGTGTAAAACCTTACCTCACAAGGGATCTTTACTTGCTTTACGATCTCATCTGGAAGAGATTTGTGGCCTCTCAGATGGCAGAAAAGATAGTGGACTCTAGAACCGTAGAAATTATAGCGGGGAAGTACACGTTTGTGGCAAAGGGAGAAAGGGTCATTTTTGACGGATTTTCAAAACTCTATGAAGAAGCGCAGGAAGCAGAAGAAGAAAGACACATTCTTCCTGATGTGGACAAAGATAAGAGAGTAAGACTGAAGGAGGTAAAACTGGAAAAGAAGTACACAACACCACCTCCCAGATTCACAGAGGCAAGTCTAATAAAGGCTCTGGAGACTAATGGGATCGGAAGGCCTTCAACGTACGCAACGATACTGAGCACCATTTTAGAGAGGGGATACGCAAAGAAAGAAGAGGGTAAACTTAAGCCAACACCTCTTGGGCGGACAGTGAACAGTCTTCTTAAGCAATTCTTCCCATTAGTCGTAGATTTAGATTTTACGGCAAAAATGGAGGAAAGACTCGATCAAATAGAAAACGGAAAGGCAAATTGGTCTAAGATACTGGAAAAGTTTTACTTGGTCTTCGATGAAGAACTAAAAAAAGCGAAAGAGGAGATGAGGAACCTAAAGAAGGAGGAGAGACTAACAGAAATAGTCTGCGATAGATGTGGTAAACCAATGGTTCTCCGGTGGAGTAAGAATGGTGAATATATCTATTGCTCGGACAAGGAGAACTGTAAAAATAGGAAGAACGTCGTAGTGACAGAAGATGGAAAGATCAAAATAATCGAAGAAGAAAGAAAAGGAAGCTGTCCTAGGTGTGGCGGAGCCCTGGTTGAGAAAATAGGAAAGTATGGCAAGTTTATAGCTTGTTCCGCCTATCCTCTATGTACTTACACTGAACCCTACTCGACCGGGCTTAGTTGTCCTATCCTTGAATGCAACGGTAAGCTTGTAGAAAAAAGGTCCAAAAAGAAAAAGAGGCCGTACGTAGCTTGTAGCAACTACCCAAAGTGTTCTTTTATCACAAATCTCGAGCCGGAAAAAGGCCCCTGTCCTTTATGTGGATGTCCAACTCTCTTCATCAAAAAGGGTAAAAAAGTGTGTCTAAGGGAGGGATGTAATTGGCAATCAGAGTCATAG
- a CDS encoding tRNA (adenine-N1)-methyltransferase produces MRRTSTKVIIAFSVEKILKILNTFYAMPKIEDGTYVLIVHNDRRYLKRVKKGESYFGKGGRLSYDELIGKEFGFKYGEYAILEPTLEDVIMLGLRRETQIVYPKDSAYVCLKLNLKNGSKVLEIGAGSGGLTLVFSRACGKEGKVVSLEREERHYKNLKKNLESFGELANVDLILGDVDSIKGDEFDACFIDVREPWLYTEKIWEVLKPSGVVGTIVPTANQISETLKGLERGFANIEVLEILIRPYKTVPERIRPVDRMVAHTGYLIFARKVKEL; encoded by the coding sequence ATGAGAAGGACTTCCACAAAGGTTATTATAGCATTTTCCGTTGAAAAAATCTTAAAGATTCTGAATACTTTTTACGCAATGCCCAAGATCGAAGACGGCACGTATGTCCTAATCGTCCATAATGACAGAAGATACCTAAAGCGAGTAAAAAAGGGGGAATCCTACTTTGGAAAGGGTGGAAGATTGTCATACGACGAGCTAATAGGCAAGGAATTTGGTTTTAAATACGGGGAGTATGCGATTTTAGAACCGACTTTAGAAGACGTCATCATGCTGGGACTAAGGAGGGAGACGCAGATTGTTTATCCGAAAGACAGTGCCTATGTATGCCTCAAATTGAACCTGAAAAATGGTTCGAAAGTATTAGAAATAGGAGCTGGAAGCGGAGGTCTCACCCTTGTGTTTTCCCGTGCGTGCGGTAAGGAGGGAAAGGTTGTGAGCCTAGAGAGGGAAGAGAGGCATTACAAAAATTTGAAAAAAAATCTCGAATCTTTCGGAGAGCTAGCGAACGTGGATCTAATACTTGGAGATGTAGACTCTATTAAGGGGGATGAATTCGATGCGTGTTTTATCGATGTCAGGGAGCCTTGGCTATATACCGAAAAAATCTGGGAAGTCTTAAAACCGAGCGGTGTTGTAGGAACTATAGTTCCGACAGCCAACCAGATCTCTGAAACCTTGAAGGGACTGGAACGCGGATTTGCAAATATTGAAGTATTGGAGATACTTATCAGACCTTATAAAACTGTTCCGGAAAGGATAAGACCGGTCGACAGAATGGTGGCACACACAGGCTACCTCATATTTGCAAGAAAGGTCAAAGAATTATGA
- a CDS encoding type II secretion system F family protein — protein MPVYEWVGRAINGEPQRGTMSADSELSLRIALRKDGIILLKATEKKKKKEDYNPKAKINVMDIVVFTRQLSTMITSGLTLVQSLDVLANQAENRNLKGIIKEIKTKIEEGSSFAEALKDYPQCFDSLYVNLVRAGEEAGMIDTVLLRLATYMEKIAKLKKKIKSALIYPASIVTVAIGVVMVLLVFVIPVFETMFRDVGATLPAPTQFVVNLSKFVKSYILYIFGFLIVLLFSFKKYYATEDGKRKIDNLILKLPIFGVLAIKSSVARVSRTLATLLSSGVPILESLNVVAKVAGNKVVEDAILTAKSRITEGKSMSEPLGESGVFPPMVVQMVEVGESTGALDTMLNKVADFYEDDVDNMIANLMTLMEPIIMVFLGVVLGGLIIAMYLPIFQLGQTIK, from the coding sequence ATGCCTGTGTATGAATGGGTCGGCAGGGCTATAAATGGGGAACCCCAAAGGGGTACGATGAGTGCCGATTCAGAACTTTCCCTCCGAATAGCTCTAAGAAAGGACGGGATTATACTCCTTAAAGCAACAGAAAAGAAGAAAAAAAAGGAGGACTATAACCCAAAGGCAAAGATAAACGTGATGGACATAGTCGTATTTACTAGACAACTCTCAACGATGATCACTTCCGGTTTGACGCTAGTTCAGTCTTTGGACGTTTTAGCGAATCAGGCTGAAAATCGCAACCTAAAAGGCATAATAAAGGAGATAAAGACAAAGATAGAAGAAGGGTCCTCCTTTGCAGAGGCTTTGAAGGACTACCCGCAGTGTTTCGACTCTTTGTACGTGAATCTCGTACGGGCAGGGGAAGAAGCAGGTATGATAGATACCGTCCTTTTGAGACTCGCAACGTATATGGAGAAGATCGCTAAGTTGAAAAAAAAGATCAAATCGGCGCTTATATATCCCGCAAGCATAGTCACTGTTGCCATAGGGGTCGTAATGGTTCTCCTCGTTTTCGTTATTCCCGTATTTGAGACCATGTTCAGAGATGTTGGGGCAACCCTGCCTGCTCCGACTCAATTCGTTGTGAATCTTAGCAAATTTGTCAAAAGCTACATTTTGTACATCTTTGGCTTTTTGATCGTTTTGCTCTTTTCTTTTAAAAAGTATTATGCCACTGAGGACGGTAAACGGAAGATCGATAATCTCATTTTAAAGCTTCCGATCTTCGGAGTGCTAGCCATTAAAAGCTCGGTGGCTCGGGTCTCTAGAACCCTTGCGACTTTACTCTCGAGTGGCGTGCCTATCCTTGAAAGTTTAAACGTAGTTGCCAAGGTGGCGGGTAATAAAGTCGTGGAGGATGCTATCCTTACCGCAAAATCTCGCATAACTGAAGGGAAAAGCATGTCGGAACCGCTAGGTGAAAGCGGTGTCTTTCCCCCTATGGTTGTGCAGATGGTGGAAGTTGGGGAATCGACGGGTGCCCTGGACACTATGCTCAATAAAGTTGCTGACTTTTACGAGGATGATGTGGATAACATGATAGCGAATCTCATGACGCTTATGGAACCAATAATTATGGTGTTTCTAGGTGTTGTCCTGGGTGGGCTTATTATCGCAATGTACTTACCAATTTTCCAGCTAGGTCAAACGATCAAATAG
- a CDS encoding ATP-binding protein has protein sequence MKIKGVVLPIKWKLALWYGSILGLVLIAFSVWVYVYYKTSLEQSIDRKLKSIADVLSSSIVDTSAPTIFGNFESYLENIFGRKPKGKVIQILDASGKIGAQMSDLETQTLPISYKSLEKALSGIATYETIGEKGSRLRIITLPIIENGKVVSIVQVGTSLEDYYESLSKLIVVMAISIPSALIFTLIGGYFLAKKSLRPVDQIRKAAIKISSSNLDEKIDVGGRRDELGKLAETFNEMIERLRDSFQRINQFSLDVSHELKTPLAIMKGETEVALRKERDKEEYQRILRSNLEEIDRMTKIIDDLLFLSKAETNNLPLVKEPVALHDLITDVCLDMKSYAEEKGVNLEIGYLEDVSILGDELKLRRMLVNIIDNGIKYTNPGGKVEVTSYVENGYARIDVKDTGIGISETDIKYIFDRFYRADKSRRRESGTGLGLSISKWIAEAHNGMIEVKSTPRLGSTFSVRLPIG, from the coding sequence ATGAAAATTAAAGGTGTAGTGCTACCCATCAAATGGAAGTTAGCTCTCTGGTACGGATCGATCCTCGGTCTTGTTCTTATAGCTTTTTCTGTATGGGTGTACGTTTACTATAAGACTAGTCTAGAGCAAAGCATAGACAGAAAGCTCAAGTCAATTGCGGATGTTCTTTCCTCATCTATAGTCGATACGAGCGCACCCACAATTTTTGGAAACTTCGAGAGTTATCTTGAGAACATTTTTGGAAGAAAACCGAAAGGTAAAGTTATCCAGATACTCGACGCATCAGGAAAGATTGGTGCCCAGATGAGCGACCTTGAAACTCAAACATTGCCGATAAGTTACAAATCTTTAGAGAAGGCTCTTTCGGGAATAGCAACGTACGAAACAATAGGGGAGAAAGGCTCAAGGTTACGAATCATAACACTTCCTATAATCGAAAATGGCAAAGTAGTTAGCATAGTACAGGTTGGTACCTCTCTCGAAGATTACTATGAGTCGCTTTCGAAGCTTATTGTTGTCATGGCCATCAGTATCCCAAGTGCCCTAATTTTCACTTTGATAGGTGGATATTTTTTGGCAAAGAAAAGCCTAAGACCAGTAGACCAGATAAGAAAGGCAGCTATAAAGATATCTTCTAGTAATCTCGATGAAAAGATAGATGTGGGTGGCAGAAGGGACGAGCTAGGTAAGCTCGCAGAGACGTTTAACGAGATGATAGAGAGGCTGAGGGATTCTTTTCAAAGGATAAACCAGTTTAGTCTAGACGTCTCCCACGAGCTTAAAACACCGCTTGCGATAATGAAAGGAGAAACAGAAGTGGCGCTTAGGAAGGAAAGGGACAAAGAGGAGTACCAAAGGATACTAAGAAGCAATCTCGAGGAGATAGACAGGATGACAAAGATAATAGACGATCTGCTTTTCCTTTCCAAAGCTGAGACTAACAATTTGCCTTTAGTTAAAGAACCTGTTGCACTTCACGATCTCATAACGGATGTGTGCCTCGACATGAAAAGTTACGCTGAGGAGAAGGGGGTCAATCTGGAGATAGGGTACTTGGAAGATGTGAGTATCTTGGGAGATGAACTGAAATTGAGAAGGATGCTTGTAAATATCATCGACAACGGAATAAAGTACACTAACCCCGGAGGAAAGGTGGAAGTAACGAGTTACGTGGAAAATGGATACGCCCGGATAGATGTAAAGGACACTGGAATAGGCATAAGCGAAACAGACATTAAATACATTTTTGATCGGTTCTACAGGGCTGATAAGTCGAGAAGGAGAGAGTCTGGAACAGGACTCGGCCTTTCTATAAGCAAGTGGATCGCCGAGGCCCACAACGGTATGATCGAGGTTAAAAGCACACCTCGTCTCGGAAGCACCTTCTCGGTCAGACTACCCATTGGGTAA
- a CDS encoding DegQ family serine endoprotease: MRLKRPYLILVLVLGCIFLLAYMKDRVVSRDVSLELVKAQTGLSPAERSLPNFTELVKKVKPSVVNISTTTIVRGPDLREWFFGRRSPFDDFFGDYFERFFGDIPQREYKQRSLGSGFIIDKEGYILTNNHVVERAQTIKVKLYDSREYDAIVVGRDPKTDIALIKINPRQDLPVAVLGDSDKLEVGEWVIAIGNPFGLEHTVTAGIVSAKGRVIGQGPYDDFIQTDASINPGNSGGPLFNLRGEVVGINTAIISGGQGIGFAIPINLAKGIVEQLKTRKRVVRGWLGVSIQRVTPEIAKTFGLKEPGGALVAQVEEGSPADLAGIKRGDIIVEYDGKPVDMDTLPRLVASTEVGKKVKIKIIRDGKTIEKEVIIGEQKDEPQRASRQPEVEKNLGLVVQDLTPEIARHLNLKERTGVIVTDVQVGSPAYEADIRRGDIIKEVNRKQIKNTRDFKEAIRNVNLKEGVVMLLNRQNTTFYVVVKAD, translated from the coding sequence ATGAGGCTAAAGAGACCTTATCTCATTTTGGTTTTGGTTTTAGGCTGTATTTTCCTTCTAGCCTATATGAAGGACAGGGTGGTCTCTCGGGATGTAAGTTTAGAACTTGTGAAAGCTCAGACGGGACTATCTCCAGCAGAAAGGTCTCTCCCCAATTTTACTGAGCTTGTGAAGAAAGTTAAACCTTCCGTTGTTAATATAAGCACAACAACCATAGTCAGAGGACCCGATCTGAGAGAGTGGTTTTTTGGAAGGAGAAGCCCGTTCGATGACTTTTTCGGCGATTATTTTGAAAGGTTCTTCGGGGATATTCCTCAGAGAGAATACAAGCAGAGAAGCCTCGGATCCGGTTTTATAATCGATAAAGAAGGATACATTCTCACGAATAATCACGTAGTTGAAAGAGCACAAACAATAAAGGTGAAACTATACGATTCTCGAGAATACGATGCCATTGTTGTAGGACGAGACCCAAAGACGGACATAGCCCTCATAAAGATAAATCCTCGCCAGGATCTTCCAGTTGCAGTTTTAGGAGATTCAGACAAGCTTGAAGTAGGCGAGTGGGTAATCGCTATCGGTAATCCCTTCGGGCTTGAACATACGGTCACAGCTGGCATAGTAAGCGCAAAAGGGAGGGTCATAGGTCAAGGACCATACGATGATTTTATCCAAACGGACGCATCAATCAATCCAGGAAATAGCGGAGGCCCTCTTTTTAACCTCAGAGGAGAGGTGGTGGGTATAAATACGGCCATCATATCTGGAGGCCAGGGTATCGGTTTTGCCATTCCTATAAATCTGGCTAAAGGAATTGTGGAACAGCTTAAAACAAGAAAGAGGGTAGTAAGAGGTTGGCTTGGAGTTAGCATCCAGAGAGTCACACCAGAGATAGCAAAGACATTCGGCTTGAAAGAACCGGGTGGCGCACTTGTAGCCCAGGTTGAAGAAGGGTCGCCTGCTGATCTGGCAGGAATTAAACGGGGAGATATAATAGTCGAATACGATGGAAAACCTGTGGACATGGACACACTTCCTCGGCTTGTCGCTTCAACTGAGGTCGGAAAGAAAGTGAAAATTAAAATCATAAGAGACGGCAAAACGATAGAAAAGGAAGTGATTATAGGAGAACAGAAAGATGAGCCCCAAAGGGCGTCTCGGCAACCTGAAGTAGAGAAAAATTTGGGTCTTGTGGTCCAGGATCTGACACCTGAAATAGCAAGGCACCTAAATCTCAAGGAAAGAACCGGTGTGATAGTGACCGATGTACAGGTAGGAAGTCCTGCGTATGAAGCGGATATAAGACGGGGCGACATAATAAAAGAGGTCAATAGAAAACAGATAAAGAATACCAGAGACTTCAAGGAGGCTATACGAAATGTGAACTTAAAAGAAGGGGTTGTCATGCTTTTGAACCGGCAAAATACTACGTTTTATGTGGTTGTCAAAGCAGATTAG